The Oncorhynchus tshawytscha isolate Ot180627B linkage group LG32, Otsh_v2.0, whole genome shotgun sequence genome includes a region encoding these proteins:
- the LOC112245644 gene encoding nicotinate-nucleotide pyrophosphorylase [carboxylating]-like isoform X2, with protein MGQMDFHKDVMNNFPASHFTSPLKMTTPQYDLSNTLPPHTLTRLARDWLAEDTPNFDPAGLCVGSHEVEARLLCKTACSVLAGRPFFTAVFTELSCTVEWAHKEGAQLGPDAVAQTAVVRGPARCVLLGERPALNCLARASGIATRCSQLQSIAREAGWHGHVAGTRKTTPGFRLVEKYAMLVGGVSMHRQDLSGMVMLKDNHIWASGSITQAVRDARSVCGFSSKIEVECGSREEGSEAATAGADIVMLDNFKPQELHAAAQLLKEEFPSVLIEASGGVTPDNLPQYLSPHVDIISLGCITQGCPVVDFSLKVQKPVAFPIIFESQ; from the exons ATGGGTCAGATGGATTTTCATAAAGATGTCATG AACAACTTTCCGGCGTCACATTTTACCTCGCCTCTCAAGATGACGACTCCTCAGTATGACCTGTCAAACACGCTCCCTCCCCACACACTGACCCGGCTGGCACGGGACTGGCTGGCAGAGGACACACCAAACTTTGACCCTGCAGGGCTATGTGTGGGATCACATGAGGTCGAGGCCAGGTTGTTGTGCAAAACGGCGTGCAGCGTGCTGGCGGGCAGGCCTTTCTTCACTGCGGTCTTCACTGAGCTCAGCTGCACTGTGGAATGGGCACACAAAGAGGGAGCACAGCTGG GTCCGGATGCAGTGGCccagactgctgtggtcagaggccCAGCAAGGTGCGTCCTCCTCGGGGAGAGACCGGCCCTCAACTGCCTGGCCCGGGCCTCGGGGATAGCCACCCGCTGCTCCCAGCTACAGAGCATCGCCAGGGAGGCAGGCTGGCATGGCCATGTGGCTGGCACACGTAAAACCACCCCTGGGTTCCGGCTGGTGGAGAAGTATGCCATGCTGGTGGGCGGCGTGTCCATGCACAGACAGGACCTGAGTGGGATGGTGATGCTGAAAGACAATCATATATGGGCATCAGGGAGCATCACACAG GCGGTGAGGGACGCCCGCTCGGTGTGTGGCTTCAGCAGTAAGATCGAGGTGGAGTGCGGCAGCCGGGAGGAGGGCAGTGAGGCGGCCACGGCAGGAGCCGACATCGTCATGCTGGACAACTTTAAGCCACAG GAACTCCATGCGGCAGCCCAGCTTCTGAAGGAGGAGTTCCCGTCTGTGCTAATCGAGGCCAGTGGAGGGGTGACCCCAGACAACCTGCCCCAGTATCTCTCCCCCCATGTGGACATCATCTCTCTGGGCTGCATAACCCAGGGCTGCCCCGTGGTAGACTTCTCCCTCAAGGTTCAAAAGCCTGTTGCCTTTCCAATAATTTTCGAATCACAGTAA